A single region of the Austwickia chelonae genome encodes:
- a CDS encoding ABC transporter permease: MVLTLARRGAVLLASLFVSSTVVFGFMQVLPGDPARVALGITASEESVARLRQDYGLEEPLLTQYLSWTSGLLTGNLGTSYVSGEQIAPRLFDALAVTGWLVAAALVVAVLIAGPLGIVMAVRHRHLDGIALTVLSQVGIAIPAFLAGMLLVALVSVRWELLPSSGWVAPARDPGDFLRHLALPALSLGLVQSAVLSRYIRSAVLDVLREDYMRTARSKGFTPARALLRHGLRNAGVPVVTILGLQVSAMLVGAVVVERVFVVHGLGSLLLEAVRLRDLIVVQDVVMLLVAIVLVISFLTDALHVLIDPRARVPRQ, encoded by the coding sequence ATGGTGCTGACGCTCGCCCGTCGAGGCGCGGTGCTGCTGGCGAGTCTCTTCGTCAGCAGCACCGTCGTCTTCGGGTTCATGCAGGTGCTTCCCGGGGACCCGGCACGTGTCGCCTTGGGGATCACCGCTTCTGAAGAATCCGTTGCCCGGCTGCGTCAGGACTACGGGTTGGAGGAACCCCTCCTCACTCAGTATCTCTCCTGGACGTCAGGCCTGCTCACCGGAAACTTAGGCACGAGCTATGTCTCCGGTGAACAGATCGCCCCCCGTCTGTTTGACGCCCTCGCCGTCACTGGGTGGCTTGTCGCTGCTGCTTTGGTCGTCGCGGTCCTGATCGCAGGGCCACTCGGGATCGTGATGGCCGTTCGGCACCGTCACCTGGACGGCATAGCGCTGACAGTGCTCTCGCAGGTAGGGATCGCTATCCCGGCTTTCCTCGCCGGGATGCTTCTGGTCGCTCTCGTCTCCGTGCGCTGGGAGCTACTTCCCTCCTCCGGGTGGGTCGCGCCAGCGCGTGATCCTGGCGACTTCCTCCGCCATCTGGCTCTTCCCGCGCTTTCTCTGGGATTGGTGCAGTCAGCGGTGCTTTCCCGGTATATCCGCAGCGCGGTGCTGGACGTCCTACGTGAGGACTACATGCGCACCGCCCGCTCTAAAGGATTCACCCCTGCCCGGGCGTTACTACGCCATGGGCTACGCAATGCAGGAGTGCCAGTGGTCACGATCCTGGGGTTGCAGGTCTCCGCGATGCTCGTCGGAGCCGTCGTCGTCGAACGAGTCTTCGTCGTCCACGGGTTGGGCAGCCTCCTGCTGGAGGCGGTCCGTCTACGCGACCTGATCGTCGTCCAGGACGTGGTGATGTTGCTGGTCGCCATCGTCCTGGTGATCTCCTTCCTCACCGACGCGCTCCATGTCCTCATCGATCCCAGAGCACGGGTGCCGCGGCAATGA